A genomic window from Salvia hispanica cultivar TCC Black 2014 chromosome 5, UniMelb_Shisp_WGS_1.0, whole genome shotgun sequence includes:
- the LOC125189836 gene encoding xyloglucan galactosyltransferase XLT2-like, translating to MKSPNFLNFWQACFLFSISFLLIPILIISIARISSPSFLYNAAVDECPLGRVYAYNLPSIFNHDLLLRNCTDLHPSIWQCGISPNHGFGRPATELCRILPENTRKSWFRTNQFALELLFHRRVLRHRCRTRRPESASAFYIPFYAGLAVGNHLWTNDTAQQMLRWVQSQSHWMKSNGSNHFITIGRITWLADPVGNWGSALLNMPEMSHVTRLIIEKATWDDHDVGVPYPTGFHPETGQALKNWQQFLRGYNRSSLFAFAGATRQSSGRVDFRGLLLSYCANETASCQAVDCAAAKCSADYTVILEAFLGAEFCLQPAGDSSTRRSVFDCMVAGSVPVFFWNSTAYEQYKWFLPGEPESYSVYINHEEVRNRSYVIEQVLRRYSKEEIREKREKVIETIPRIIYGRRGSLGFKDAFDIAFDGVLQRIKTEKEGLNINKKNEA from the coding sequence ATGAAATCACCCAATTTCCTTAATTTTTGGCAAGCTTGttttttattctccatttcttttctattGATCCCAATTCTCATCATCTCCATCGCCCGCATTTCATCACCCTCTTTCCTTTACAACGCCGCCGTCGACGAATGCCCCTTGGGGAGAGTCTACGCCTACAATCTCCCCTCCATCTTCAACCACGACTTGCTTCTACGCAATTGCACCGACCTCCACCCCTCTATCTGGCAATGCGGCATTTCCCCCAACCACGGCTTCGGCCGCCCCGCCACCGAGCTCTGCCGCATCCTGCCCGAAAACACCCGCAAATCCTGGTTCCGCACCAACCAATTCGCCCTCGAGTTACTATTCCACCGCCGCGTCCTGCGCCACAGGTGCAGAACGCGGAGGCCGGAATCAGCCTCCGCATTCTATATCCCGTTCTACGCAGGACTCGCGGTGGGGAACCACCTCTGGACCAACGACACCGCCCAGCAGATGCTGCGGTGGGTCCAGTCTCAGAGCCATTGGATGAAATCTAACGGTTCAAATCATTTCATTACAATAGGCCGCATTACCTGGCTGGCCGACCCAGTTGGAAACTGGGGCTCCGCACTCCTCAACATGCCCGAGATGTCCCACGTGACCCGCCTCATCATCGAGAAGGCTACTTGGGACGACCACGACGTCGGAGTGCCCTACCCGACCGGGTTCCACCCCGAGACCGGGCAGGCCCTAAAAAATTGGCAACAATTTTTGCGTGGCTACAATCGCTCCAGCCTCTTCGCATTCGCCGGGGCGACGCGCCAGTCCAGCGGCCGCGTCGACTTCCGGGGGCTCCTGCTGAGTTACTGCGCCAACGAAACGGCGTCGTGTCAGGCGGTCGATTGCGCGGCTGCGAAGTGTTCCGCGGACTATACGGTGATATTGGAGGCTTTTTTGGGGGCGGAGTTTTGCTTGCAGCCGGCCGGGGATAGCTCGACGAGGCGGTCGGTTTTTGACTGCATGGTTGCCGGTTCGGTCCCGGTTTTTTTCTGGAACTCGACGGCGTACGAGCAGTACAAGTGGTTCTTGCCGGGCGAACCGGAGAGCTACTCGGTTTACATAAACCATGAGGAAGTGAGAAACCGGAGTTATGTGATAGAGCAAGTTTTGAGGAGGTATAGCAAAGAGGAGATTagggaaaagagagagaaagtgattGAGACAATTCCTAGGATAATATATGGACGTAGAGGATCATTAGGATTTAAGGATGCTTTTGATATTGCTTTTGATGGAGTCTTACAGAGGATTAAGACAGAAAAAGAAggattgaatataaataaaaagaatgaagCGTAG
- the LOC125188040 gene encoding uncharacterized protein LOC125188040 isoform X2: MATLLILSISLAAFSAVYSPSQPDFFTWPEPDRPDTDPYTALFDSDDSPTNVSHLAFGIGGSTATWPSRARYSDLWWEAGLTRGYVFLEKDPGGSGSTRRGIEHRFSSEWRRFRRTAGSEAAVRIARVGSDLFRVGLPGVRWFVMGDDDTVFFPENLAAVLGRHDHRRMVYVGGNSESVEQDVMHAYDMAFGGGGFAVSYPLAAELAAAMDGCLNRYHYFYGSDQRVWACIGELGVGLTREPGFHQIDIRGDAFGILAAHPLAPLVSLHHLDSVNSLFPNQTQLESVSTLMKAYKADPPRILQQCFCYHRKYKWSVSVSWGYVVQIFPTMLTAKELEKPQQTFKTWRSWSDGPFTFNTRPVSSDHCQRPVVFFLNSAEVEETGKTLTTYRKVEPQPVNKCNKDYARAVAIENIVVLASKMEQQEWDQGNLTGKRLTAPTAAAIDR; encoded by the exons ATGGCCACACTCTTAATCCTCTCCATCTCCCTCGCCGCATTCTCCGCCGTCTACAGCCCGTCCCAACCCGATTTCTTCACCTGGCCCGAACCCGACCGACCCGACACCGACCCGTACACGGCCCTCTTCGACTCCGACGATTCCCCCACCAACGTGAGCCACCTCGCCTTTGGCATCGGCGGCTCCACCGCCACCTGGCCGAGCCGCGCGCGCTACTCCGATCTCTGGTGGGAAGCCGGCCTCACGCGTGGATACGTCTTTCTGGAGAAGGACCCGGGCGGGTCCGGGTCGACCCGGCGCGGAATTGAGCACCGGTTCTCGTCGGAGTGGCGGCGGTTCCGACGGACGGCGGGGTCGGAGGCGGCGGTGAGGATAGCGCGGGTCGGGTCGGATCTGTTCCGGGTCGGGTTGCCTGGGGTGAGGTGGTTCGTGATGGGGGACGACGACACGGTGTTCTTCCCGGAGAATCTGGCGGCGGTGCTGGGGAGGCACGATCACCGGCGGATGGTGTACGTGGGCGGCAACTCCGAGAGCGTGGAGCAGGATGTGATGCATGCGTACGACATGGCGTTTGGCGGCGGAGGTTTCGCTGTGAGCTACCCGCTCGCGGCGGAACTCGCCGCGGCTATGGACGGATGCCTCAACCGCTACCACTACTTCTACGGGTCGGATCAGCGGGTTTGGGCCTGCATCGGCGAACTCGGAGTCGGGCTGACCCGCGAACCGGGTTTTCACCAG ATTGACATCAGAGGGGATGCTTTCGGGATCCTAGCAGCACATCCGTTGGCGCCTCTCGTTTCTCTCCACCATCTTGACTCTGTCAACTCCTTGTTCCCGAACCAGACTCAGCTCGAGTCCGTTAGCACCCTGATGAAAGCCTACAAGGCCGATCCTCCCAGAATCCTGCAGCAATGCTTTTGCTATCACCGCAAATACAAATGGTCCGTCTCAGTCTCGTGGGGCTACGTGGTGCAAATATTTCCCACTATGCTCACAGCTAAGGAGTTGGAAAAGCCTCAACAGACTTTCAAAACATGGAGGTCTTGGAGCGACGGGCCCTTCACTTTCAACACGCGGCCTGTGAGCAGTGACCACTGCCAACGGCCTGTTGTCTTCTTTCTGAACTCTGCTGAGGTGGAGGAAACTGGGAAAACACTCACGACTTACAGAAAGGTCGAGCCTCAGCCGGTGAATAAATGTAACAAGGACTACGCTCGTGCTGTGGCCATTGAAAACATCGTGGTCTTGGCATCCAAAATGGAGCAGCAGGAGTGGGATCAG
- the LOC125188038 gene encoding ribulose bisphosphate carboxylase/oxygenase activase 2, chloroplastic-like produces the protein MAAAVGAVSRFPVYVQVNLNGAPSTSSFLGSRLKKASTSNSSPKACSSRKLRVVAQDIDEKKQTDGDRWKGLIEDASDDQQDITRGKGLVDTLFQAPTGMGTHDAVLSSYEYISQGFREYNLDNKLDGFYIAPAFMDKLVVHITKNFMTLPNIKIPLILGIWGGKGQGKSFQCELVFRKMGINPIMMSAGELESGNAGEPAKLIRQRYREAADIIKKGKMCCLFINDLDAGAGRMGGTTQYTVNNQMVNATLMNIADNPTNVQLPGMYNKQENPRVPIIVTGNDFSTLYAPLIRDGRMEKFYWAPTREDRIGVCKGIFRTDGVPDEAVVKLVDTFPGQSIDFFGALRARVYDDEVRKWVSGVGIENIGSKLVNSRDGPPTFAQPKMTLEKLLEYGNMLVQEQENVKRVQLAETYLKDASLGEANKDSIDRGIFYGKAAQQVNVPVPEGCTDPSAANYDPTARSDDGSCLYKV, from the exons GTGTATGTGCAGGTGAATTTGAATGGTGCCCCAAGCACAAGCAGCTTCTTGGGGAGCAGGTTGAAGAAGGCAAGCACCTCAAACAGTAGCCCCAAGGCTTGTTCATCAAGGAAGTTGAGAGTAGTAGCTCAGGACATTGATGAGAAGAAACAGACCGATGGAGATAGATGGAAGGGTCTGATCGAGGATGCCTCTGATGACCAACAGGACATCACCCGAGGAAAGGGTCTTGTAGACACGCTCTTCCAGGCCCCCACCGGAATGGGCACACACGACGCCGTCCTCAGCTCCTACGAGTACATCAGCCAGGGCTTCCGCGA GTACAACTTGGACAACAAGTTGGATGGATTCTACATTGCCCCAGCTTTCATGGACAAACTTGTTGTTCACATCACCAAAAACTTCATGACATTACCTAACATCAAG ATTCCTCTGATTCTGGGAATCTGGGGAGGCAAAGGACAAGGAAAATCGTTCCAGTGCGAGCTCGTTTTCCGCAAGATGGGTATCAA CCCGATCATGATGAGCGCGGGAGAGCTGGAGAGCGGGAACGCGGGGGAGCCGGCGAAGCTGATCCGGCAGCGCTACCGTGAGGCGGCAGACATCATAAAGAAGGGGAAGATGTGCTGCCTTTTCATCAACGACCTCGACGCCGGGGCGGGGCGGATGGGCGGAACCACCCAGTACACGGTCAACAACCAGATGGTTAACGCCACCTTGATGAACATCGCCGACAATCCCACCAACGTGCAACTCCCCGGGATGTACAACAAGCAGGAGAACCCCCGCGTTCCCATCATCGTCACCGGTAATGACTTTTCCACCCTCTACGCCCCCCTCATCCGAGACGGCCGCATGGAGAAGTTCTACTGGGCCCCCACCCGCGAGGACCGCATCGGCGTCTGCAAGGGCATCTTCCGCACTGACGGCGTTCCAGACGAGGCTGTCGTTAAGCTCGTCGACACCTTCCCCGGCCAGTCTATTG ACTTCTTCGGGGCATTGAGGGCCAGAGTGTACGACGACGAGGTGAGGAAGTGGGTGAGTGGAGTTGGGATAGAGAACATCGGGAGCAAGCTGGTGAACTCGAGGGATGGACCGCCTACGTTCGCGCAGCCTAAGATGACGCTGGAGAAGCTTCTTGAATACGGTAACATGCTGGTGCAGGAGCAGGAGAATGTGAAGAGGGTGCAGTTGGCTGAGACATACTTGAAAGATGCGTCTTTGGGAGAGGCCAACAAAGATTCCATTGACAGAGGAATTTTCTACG GCAAGGCTGCTCAGCAGGTGAATGTTCCGGTGCCGGAAGGGTGCACGGACCCGAGCGCCGCCAACTACGACCCCACGGCCAGAAGTGATGATGGGAGCTGCTTGTACAAAGTCTAA
- the LOC125190528 gene encoding protein ELC-like gives MAQYTQQFLNSVLSQRGPAALPYAEDMKWHIRQHLMHLVEAYPSLQPKTAVFTHNDGRAVNLLQADGTVPMSFQGVTYNIPVLIWLMESYPRHAPLVFVNPTRDMIIKRPHPFVSPNGVVSIPYLHSWLFPSSNLLELTRNLAHFFARDPPLYSQRKPSNPNPNPTPTPTPSPNLNPAYASVNSSPAIPPREYSPSPTPPPPYGSGRMEDPAEVYKKNAINKLVADLNGDIREMRKGSEGQMEGAFGAQAVLRRREEELRKGVKEMQDEKEALEQQLQMVLMNTDVLEGWLRDNQGKLDGNKADHVDLDEAFEPCDVLSKQMLDCTASDMAVEDTIYALDKAVQEGAIPFDQYLRSVRLLSREQFFHRATATKVRAVQMQAQVASMASRSLPQNAFS, from the coding sequence ATGGCGCAATACACGCAGCAGTTCCTGAACAGCGTGCTGTCGCAGCGGGGGCCGGCGGCGCTTCCCTATGCCGAGGACATGAAGTGGCACATCCGGCAGCACCTGATGCACCTCGTGGAGGCTTACCCCTCTCTGCAGCCCAAGACCGCCGTCTTCACCCACAACGACGGCCGCGCCGTCAACCTCCTCCAGGCCGACGGCACCGTCCCCATGTCCTTCCAGGGCGTCACCTACAACATCCCCGTCCTCATCTGGCTCATGGAGTCCTACCCCCGCCACGCCCCCCTCGTCTTCGTCAATCCCACCCGCGACATGATCATCAAGCGCCCCCACCCCTTCGTCTCCCCCAACGGCGTCGTTTCCATCCCCTACCTCCACTCCTGGCTCTTCCCCTCCTCCAATTTGCTCGAATTGACCCGCAATCTCGCCCACTTCTTCGCCCGCGATCCCCCCCTTTATTCCCAGCGCAAGCCttctaaccctaaccctaaccctaccCCTACCCCTACCCCTTCCCCTAATTTAAATCCCGCCTATGCCTCCGTCAATTCCTCCCCGGCGATTCCTCCCAGGGAATATTCTCCCTCTCCAACACCTCCGCCGCCCTACGGGAGCGGCAGGATGGAGGATCCCGCGGAGGTGTATAAGAAAAACGCGATCAACAAACTCGTTGCCGATTTGAATGGCGATATTAGGGAGATGAGGAAGGGGAGCGAGGGGCAGATGGAAGGTGCATTCGGCGCTCAGGCGGTGCTGCGGCGCCGCGAGGAGGAGCTGAGGAAAGGGGTTAAGGAGATGCAGGATGAGAAAGAGGCGTTGGAGCAGCAGCTGCAGATGGTTTTGATGAATACGGATGTTCTCGAGGGATGGTTGAGGGATAACCAAGGGAAATTGGATGGGAATAAGGCTGACCATGTCGATTTGGATGAGGCCTTCGAGCCATGTGATGTATTGTCGAAGCAGATGTTGGACTGCACAGCCTCGGATATGGCGGTGGAGGATACTATATATGCGTTGGATAAGGCCGTGCAGGAAGGGGCTATTCCGTTTGATCAGTACTTGAGGAGTGTGAGGCTTTTATCTCGTGAGCAGTTCTTTCATCGCGCCACAGCTACCAAGGTCAGAGCTGTCCAAATGCAGGCTCAGGTTGCTAGTATGGCTTCAAGGTCGTTGCCGCAAAATGCTTTCTCATGA
- the LOC125188040 gene encoding uncharacterized protein LOC125188040 isoform X1 yields the protein MATLLILSISLAAFSAVYSPSQPDFFTWPEPDRPDTDPYTALFDSDDSPTNVSHLAFGIGGSTATWPSRARYSDLWWEAGLTRGYVFLEKDPGGSGSTRRGIEHRFSSEWRRFRRTAGSEAAVRIARVGSDLFRVGLPGVRWFVMGDDDTVFFPENLAAVLGRHDHRRMVYVGGNSESVEQDVMHAYDMAFGGGGFAVSYPLAAELAAAMDGCLNRYHYFYGSDQRVWACIGELGVGLTREPGFHQIDIRGDAFGILAAHPLAPLVSLHHLDSVNSLFPNQTQLESVSTLMKAYKADPPRILQQCFCYHRKYKWSVSVSWGYVVQIFPTMLTAKELEKPQQTFKTWRSWSDGPFTFNTRPVSSDHCQRPVVFFLNSAEVEETGKTLTTYRKVEPQPVNKCNKDYARAVAIENIVVLASKMEQQEWDQSPRRQCCDIDGNLGHRTMRIRIRRCKHSESITI from the exons ATGGCCACACTCTTAATCCTCTCCATCTCCCTCGCCGCATTCTCCGCCGTCTACAGCCCGTCCCAACCCGATTTCTTCACCTGGCCCGAACCCGACCGACCCGACACCGACCCGTACACGGCCCTCTTCGACTCCGACGATTCCCCCACCAACGTGAGCCACCTCGCCTTTGGCATCGGCGGCTCCACCGCCACCTGGCCGAGCCGCGCGCGCTACTCCGATCTCTGGTGGGAAGCCGGCCTCACGCGTGGATACGTCTTTCTGGAGAAGGACCCGGGCGGGTCCGGGTCGACCCGGCGCGGAATTGAGCACCGGTTCTCGTCGGAGTGGCGGCGGTTCCGACGGACGGCGGGGTCGGAGGCGGCGGTGAGGATAGCGCGGGTCGGGTCGGATCTGTTCCGGGTCGGGTTGCCTGGGGTGAGGTGGTTCGTGATGGGGGACGACGACACGGTGTTCTTCCCGGAGAATCTGGCGGCGGTGCTGGGGAGGCACGATCACCGGCGGATGGTGTACGTGGGCGGCAACTCCGAGAGCGTGGAGCAGGATGTGATGCATGCGTACGACATGGCGTTTGGCGGCGGAGGTTTCGCTGTGAGCTACCCGCTCGCGGCGGAACTCGCCGCGGCTATGGACGGATGCCTCAACCGCTACCACTACTTCTACGGGTCGGATCAGCGGGTTTGGGCCTGCATCGGCGAACTCGGAGTCGGGCTGACCCGCGAACCGGGTTTTCACCAG ATTGACATCAGAGGGGATGCTTTCGGGATCCTAGCAGCACATCCGTTGGCGCCTCTCGTTTCTCTCCACCATCTTGACTCTGTCAACTCCTTGTTCCCGAACCAGACTCAGCTCGAGTCCGTTAGCACCCTGATGAAAGCCTACAAGGCCGATCCTCCCAGAATCCTGCAGCAATGCTTTTGCTATCACCGCAAATACAAATGGTCCGTCTCAGTCTCGTGGGGCTACGTGGTGCAAATATTTCCCACTATGCTCACAGCTAAGGAGTTGGAAAAGCCTCAACAGACTTTCAAAACATGGAGGTCTTGGAGCGACGGGCCCTTCACTTTCAACACGCGGCCTGTGAGCAGTGACCACTGCCAACGGCCTGTTGTCTTCTTTCTGAACTCTGCTGAGGTGGAGGAAACTGGGAAAACACTCACGACTTACAGAAAGGTCGAGCCTCAGCCGGTGAATAAATGTAACAAGGACTACGCTCGTGCTGTGGCCATTGAAAACATCGTGGTCTTGGCATCCAAAATGGAGCAGCAGGAGTGGGATCAG AGCCCAAGGAGGCAGTGTTGCGATATTGATGGAAATTTAGGACATCGAACGATGAGAATTAGGATTAGAAGATGTAAACATTCAGAGAGTATAACGATATGA